The Deltaproteobacteria bacterium nucleotide sequence TCGTGTCGGCGCTCGTCCTGCTCTCGACCCTCGGGGCGGCCAACGGCGCGGTCCTGTCGAGCGCGCGGGTCTACTTCGCGATGGCCCGCGACGGCCTCTTTTTCGCCCCGCTCGGCCGGCTCCACCCGCGCTTCCGCACGCCCGCTATCTCGCTCGTCTGCCAGGGGACGTGGGCCTCGCTGCTCGTCTTCACCGGCACCTTCGATCAGCTCACGGACATGCTGATCTTCGTGAGCTGGATCTTCTACGCGCTCGGCGCGCTCGGCGTGATCGTGGCGCGCGTGCGCTTCCCCGACCTGCCGCGCCCCTACCGGGTCTGGGGCTATCCCGTCGTTCCGGTGGTCTTCGTGCTCCTCGCCGTGGTGTACGTCGTGGTCTCGCTGGTCGGCAACCCGCGAGACGCTCTCTTCGGCCTGCTCCTCGTGGCCGTGGGCCTGCCGCTCTACTGGTACTGGAAACGCTGAGCTGCCATGCAGCACGAAGCCGCACATACGCCGGAGATCAAGTCCACGCGCGACCTGCTCAAGGTGGCCCTGGGGGCGCTCGGCGTGGTTTACGGGGACATCGGGACCTCGCCGCTCTACGCGCTCAAGGAGTGCTTCAACGGCCCCCACGCCGTGACGCTCGACCCCGTGAATGTGCTCGGGGTGCTCTCGCTCGTCTTCTGGTCGCTCGTGCTGGTGGTGGTCGTGAAGTACCTCATCTTCGTGATGCGGGCCGACAACCACGGGGAGGGCGGCATCATGGCCCTGCTGGCCCTGCTCGCCGAGTCCCCCGAGGGGCGAAAACACGTCCGAGGCACGGCGGCGCTCGTGCTGCTGGCCCTCTTCGGCACGGCGCTGCTGCTCGCCGACGGCATGATCACGCCGGCGATCTCGGTGCTTTCGGCCGTCGAAGGGCTCGAGGTGGCGACCCCGGTCTTCAAGCCCTACGTGGTGCCCGTCACCGTGGCCATCCTGGTGCTGCTCTTCGTCTCGCAGAAGCGCGGCACGGCCGGGGTGGCGGCGGTCTTCGGCCCCGCCACGCTCCTCTGGTTCGTGACCATCGCCGCGCTCGGCCTGCCCTGGATCCTGCGCGCGCCAGGCATCCTCACCGCCGTGAATCCCATCAACGCGGTGCGCTTCTTCGTCCACAACGGGTGGCACGGCGCCGCGGTCCTCGGGTCCGTCGTGCTCTGCATCACCGGGGCGGAGGCGCTCTACGCCGACATGGGCCACTTCGGTCCGCGACCGATCCGCGTGGCGTGGTTCGTGGTCGTCTTTCCCGCCCTGCTGCTGAGCTACTTCGGCCAGGGCGCCCTGCTGCTCCTTCGGGGCGCCGACCCCGAGGTGGTGGCGCATCCCTTCTTCTCGCTCGCCCCGACGGCGCTGCACTACCCCGTGGTGGGGATCGCGACCATCGCCACGGTGATCGCCTCGCAAGCGCTCATCTCGGGAGCCTTCTCCATCGCGCAGCAGGCCATCCAGCTCGGCTACTCGCCGCGCCTGAACATCGTGCACACCTCCAGCCAGGCCCGCGGTCAGATCTACGTGCCGGAGGTGAACACGCTGCTGCTCGTGGCCTGTGTGGCGCTGGTCCTCAACTTCAAGAGTTCGTCCGCATTGGCCGCGGCGTACGGTATCTCGGTGATGGGGACGATGCTCATCACCACCATCCTGATGTTCGCCGTCGCGCATGGGGTGTGGCGCTGGCACGTCCTCGGCGCCGCGGGGCTCCTGGCGCTCTTTTTGGCCGTCGAGGTGCCCTTTCTCGGGGCGAACCTGACCAAGGTGGCGCACGGGGGCTGGTTCCCTCTCGTAGTGGGCCTGGGTCTGTTCGTGGTCATGACCACCTGGAAGCGCGGGCGCTCGTCTCTCGTGGAACACCTGCGCGCGTCCTTCGTCCCCGTGGAGAAGTTCATGGCGGAGCTTCCCTTGCAGGCGCCGCTGCGCGTGAAGGGGACCGCCGTGTTCATGACGGGAAATCGCGCGGTCATTCCCCCCGTGCTCCTGCATCACTTCAAGCACAACCGCGTGCTGCACGAGCAGGTGGTGCTCCTGAGCGTCGTGACGGCCGGCACCCCGCAGGTTCGCCGCGCGGACCGCGTGCAGATCACGGACCGTGGCGATGGCTTCTACGAGGTGGTGGCCACCTACGGCTTCATGCAGGTGCCGAACGTGCCAGAGATCCTCCGGCTGTGTCAGGCCAAGGGGCTCATCTGCGCGGCCAAGGAGACGAGCTATTACCTCGGCCGGGAGACGCTGCTGACCACGGGCAAGTCCGGGCTGTGGCGCTGGCGCAAGGCGCTCTTCGGCTTCCTGTCGCGGAACGCGCGGCCGGCGACGGCCTTCTTCGGGATCCCGCCGAGCCGGGTGGTGGAGCTCGGCACACAGATCGAGCTTTGACAGCGGGGTGAGCCATGCAGCTCGTACGGGTCGACGTGCTCTATCGTGGGATTCGCATTCTGGACGGGAGCGGCCTGCGCCTGGATGCGGAGCAGCGGGCCTTCCTCCCCACGGCGAGTCCGCTCCCCGTGGGGACGCGGCTCGAGCTGCGCCCCGGGACAGCCGGTGACGCGCCGGCGCGCACGGCCCGCGTGGGGGCCGTCGTGGAGCAGCCGCGGAAGGGACGCCTCGCGGAGGGAGAGCTCCCGGGCATGACCCTCCTCTTCGAGGAGGCGCTCTCGCCCTGGCGAGCGCTCGTCGAGGAGCTGGAGCCTTTTCCCGTCCCGGCGGCGTCTCCTCTGCCTCCTTCGGCGAGTTCCACGCCAGCCCCCGCGGAGCCCGCCGTCGCGACCGCGGCGCACACCTCCCTCACCGAGGTGGCCTCCCCTGAGGAGCTGGCGGAGCTCGACGAGCAGGCGGTGGCCACCGACTGGCAGCAGAGCAAGACCCTGCGCGGGCACGGCGCGCCGACGGTGGAGATGGCTCCGATTCCGGCGATCCTGGCTGCCGCCCACGCGAGCGACCCGGGCGAGGTGGAGATCTTCGAGGTCGAAGCCGACCTCCCCCCCGAGGAGAGCGAGGGTCCGGGGGTGGCCGAGGCCGGTGACGAGGAAGAGGGGGAGCCGGAGGGAGAGCGCGGCGCCGCCGGTGAGACGGAAGACGACCGGGCGCAGAAGAAGCGTCGCACGCGGTCGCGCCGCAAGAAGAAGAGGTAGCCGTAGCGGCGCCCCTGCGGAACGCTACGGAGGTCCGAGGACGCGCAGGGTCCCGTGTTCGGCGTCGAGCTCCGCCACGTACTCGAGAGGGAGCGCCTCGTTGTGTCGCCCGTGCCCCACGGGGGCGCCCGCGAGGACCGGGACCTCGAGCTCCCCGAGCCGCTCCTCGAGCACCCGCGCCGCGGAGAGGAGAGGTGACGACCCCCCGGCACGCTCGTCGCAGTCCGTGAACTCGCCGAGGAGGATGCCCGCCACCCCCGACAGGGCGCCTGCCAGCCGGAGCTGCGTCAGCATCCGGTCGAGGCGATAGGGCGCTTCGCCCACGTCCTCGAGCAGCAGGATCGCCCCGGTGAGGTCGGGGAAATACGGGGTGCCGAGCAGGTGCGAGAGCAGCGTCAGGTTGCCGCCGCGCAGGGGGCCGCGGGCCCGGCCCGGCCGGAGCGGCGTCAGCCCGCGCAGCTCGGGGAGGCGCTTCCCCTCGAGCAGCTCGAAGAGGTGCAGGACCTCAACCTCCGGAAGCCGCGGGAGCTGCGTCACCACCGGGCCGTGGACCGACGGGATCCCCGCGCGGCTCGCCCACGCGTGCAGGGCGGTCACGTCGGAGAAGCCCACGAGCGGTACGCGCCGCGCCGAGAGCGCGCGCGGATCGAGGCGCTGAAGGAGCCGCATCGCACCGTAGCCGCCGCGGGCGCAGAAGACCGCGTCCACCCGCTCGTCCTCGAGCGCCTGCTGGAGCGCCGCGCACCGGGCGGCGTCACCCCCGGCGAGGTAGGGGAGCTCGTCCCCCGGGGAGAAAGGGGGCTCGAACGCGTGGACGAGCCGGTAGCGAGCCGATAGGATGCGCAGGCCGTCGCGGTAGATGGTCGGGTCCACGGGGCCCGCGGGCGCCACGACCGCGACGCCCGCGCCGGGTGCCATGCTGAACGACATCGCCGAAGCCATAACAGGCTTCGTCTCGCACAACAACAACCCGCTCGGGCTCCTGCTGCTCGGGCTGTCGGCGCTCGTCGAGTACGTCTTCCCTCCCTTCCCCGGTGACACGGTGACGCTCTTCGGGGCCTTCCTGGTCGTGCGGCACGGCTGGAGCATGCCCTGGGTCTACGCGTCGGTGATGGTCGGCTCGGGGGTCGGCGCGCTCCTCGACTACGGCATCGGCGTGTGGATCTCGCGCCGCTACGTGGAGGGGCGCATCTTCAAGGGCGAGGCGGTGAGGCGACGCATCAATCAGGTGCTGCTCGCCTTCGAGCGCCACGGGGCGCTCTACATCGTGCTGAACCGGTTCCTCCCGGCCGCGCGCGCCGTGATCTTCATCGCCGCCGGCATGTCGCGCCTCAAGGTGGGCTGGGTCCTCTTCTACTCGCTCCTCAGCGCAGCGGCGTGGAACGCCCTCATCCTCGGCGCGGGCTACGCCGTCGGGGCGAACTGGGATCGCCTGAAGCTGCTCTTCCAGCGCTACGCGCTCATCGCCTGGGGGGCGCTCGGGGTGGGCGTCGCGGTCTTCCTCGTCCTCAGGTGGCGGGCGCGGCGGCGGGCGGCCCGGACGTCGGGCCCGACCGACGAGCCCCCACGTTGACAGGGCGGATCGCGGCTGGCAGATTTCGCGGGTGCGACACCTCGGTCTGGACGTCGGGACGAAGACCATCGGACTCGCCGTCTCCGACGAGGAGGGGCGCGTCGCGACGCCGCTTCGTACGCTCGCGCGCAAGGGGGGGGCGCACGACGTGGAGAGCGTCCGGCAGGCCTTCGCAGAGGTGCAGGCGGGGGCGCTGGTCCTCGGGCTTCCCCTCGGCCTCGACGGGCGCGAGGGGGCGGCGTCCAAGCGGGTGCGCGAGTTCGGCAGCTCGCTCGCGCGCTCCCTCGGCTGCCACGTCCACTACATAGACGAGCGTTTCACTACGGTGGCCGCGGAGCGCGTGCTCATCGACGCGGATCTGAGTCGCCGCCGCCGCAAGACCGTGATCGACCACGTGGCGGCCACCTTGCTGCTGCAGCTCTTCCTCGACCGGCAGGTCGCTCTGGGAGGCGCCGCGTGAGCGTGCGCGCCATGCGCCGGGCCTGGCTGGTGTTCGGCCTCACGGCGCTTCTGCTCGCCGTGGGAGCCTACGTGGCCTACCGGTACGCCCTGCGCTTCCAGGACCGACCGGCCGAGTCCCCCGGCCGGCGCGTGAAGTTCACCATCGGCAAGGGGCTCGCCTTCCCCGAGGTCGTGCGGATCCTGCAGGACCAGGGACTCGTCTCCTCTGCCGCGGCGTTCCGCTTCTACGCCAACTACAAGGGGCAGGCCTCGAAGATCCGACACGGGGACTACGAGCTCTCGACCTCCATCACGCCGCGCCAGCTCCTCTCGGTGCTCGTGACCGGCGTGGCGGCGCCGCAGGTCACGGTGCTCATCCCCGAGGGGAAGAACATGCTGGAGGTGGCGGAGCTCCTCGACCGCGCGCAGGTCGCGTCCAGGGAGGGGCTCCTCCGTCAGATGCGCGACCCGCAGCTCTTGCGGCGGCTCGGCATCAGCGGGGACACGATGGAGGGCTACCTCTTCCCCGACACCTACAAGATGAAGGCCCACTCTCCGCCGCGCGAGGTGCTGGAGAAGCTCTTCGCCCGCCACAAGAGGGTCTATTACCAGCTTTGCGCCGCCCACCCGGCGCAGCTCAAGGCGCTCCGCAAGCGGCTCGGCTGGGGCCAACGCGAGATCGTGATCATGGCCTCGATCGTGGAGAAAGAGACCGGCCAGGCGGGCGAGCGCCCCCTCATCGCGGGCGTCTTCCTGAACCGGCTCACGCTCCCCGGCTTCTCGCCGAAGCTCCTGCAGACCGATCCGACGATCGTCTACGGCTGCACGGTGCCCGACGAGAAGTCCGAGGCCTGTCGCAAGTTCGAGGGGCGGATCCGTCGCATCCACCTCGACGACAAGGAGAACGTCTACAACACCTACAAGCACCTCGGGCTGCCGCCGGGGCCGATCGCGAACCCCGGCCGTGCGGCGCTCGAGGCGGTCTTCGCGCCCAAGAAGTCCCGCTACCTCTACTTCGTCTCGAAGAAC carries:
- a CDS encoding potassium transporter Kup; its protein translation is MQHEAAHTPEIKSTRDLLKVALGALGVVYGDIGTSPLYALKECFNGPHAVTLDPVNVLGVLSLVFWSLVLVVVVKYLIFVMRADNHGEGGIMALLALLAESPEGRKHVRGTAALVLLALFGTALLLADGMITPAISVLSAVEGLEVATPVFKPYVVPVTVAILVLLFVSQKRGTAGVAAVFGPATLLWFVTIAALGLPWILRAPGILTAVNPINAVRFFVHNGWHGAAVLGSVVLCITGAEALYADMGHFGPRPIRVAWFVVVFPALLLSYFGQGALLLLRGADPEVVAHPFFSLAPTALHYPVVGIATIATVIASQALISGAFSIAQQAIQLGYSPRLNIVHTSSQARGQIYVPEVNTLLLVACVALVLNFKSSSALAAAYGISVMGTMLITTILMFAVAHGVWRWHVLGAAGLLALFLAVEVPFLGANLTKVAHGGWFPLVVGLGLFVVMTTWKRGRSSLVEHLRASFVPVEKFMAELPLQAPLRVKGTAVFMTGNRAVIPPVLLHHFKHNRVLHEQVVLLSVVTAGTPQVRRADRVQITDRGDGFYEVVATYGFMQVPNVPEILRLCQAKGLICAAKETSYYLGRETLLTTGKSGLWRWRKALFGFLSRNARPATAFFGIPPSRVVELGTQIEL
- a CDS encoding LD-carboxypeptidase encodes the protein MSFSMAPGAGVAVVAPAGPVDPTIYRDGLRILSARYRLVHAFEPPFSPGDELPYLAGGDAARCAALQQALEDERVDAVFCARGGYGAMRLLQRLDPRALSARRVPLVGFSDVTALHAWASRAGIPSVHGPVVTQLPRLPEVEVLHLFELLEGKRLPELRGLTPLRPGRARGPLRGGNLTLLSHLLGTPYFPDLTGAILLLEDVGEAPYRLDRMLTQLRLAGALSGVAGILLGEFTDCDERAGGSSPLLSAARVLEERLGELEVPVLAGAPVGHGRHNEALPLEYVAELDAEHGTLRVLGPP
- a CDS encoding DedA family protein; the encoded protein is MLNDIAEAITGFVSHNNNPLGLLLLGLSALVEYVFPPFPGDTVTLFGAFLVVRHGWSMPWVYASVMVGSGVGALLDYGIGVWISRRYVEGRIFKGEAVRRRINQVLLAFERHGALYIVLNRFLPAARAVIFIAAGMSRLKVGWVLFYSLLSAAAWNALILGAGYAVGANWDRLKLLFQRYALIAWGALGVGVAVFLVLRWRARRRAARTSGPTDEPPR
- the ruvX gene encoding Holliday junction resolvase RuvX translates to MRHLGLDVGTKTIGLAVSDEEGRVATPLRTLARKGGAHDVESVRQAFAEVQAGALVLGLPLGLDGREGAASKRVREFGSSLARSLGCHVHYIDERFTTVAAERVLIDADLSRRRRKTVIDHVAATLLLQLFLDRQVALGGAA
- the mltG gene encoding endolytic transglycosylase MltG, producing MSVRAMRRAWLVFGLTALLLAVGAYVAYRYALRFQDRPAESPGRRVKFTIGKGLAFPEVVRILQDQGLVSSAAAFRFYANYKGQASKIRHGDYELSTSITPRQLLSVLVTGVAAPQVTVLIPEGKNMLEVAELLDRAQVASREGLLRQMRDPQLLRRLGISGDTMEGYLFPDTYKMKAHSPPREVLEKLFARHKRVYYQLCAAHPAQLKALRKRLGWGQREIVIMASIVEKETGQAGERPLIAGVFLNRLTLPGFSPKLLQTDPTIVYGCTVPDEKSEACRKFEGRIRRIHLDDKENVYNTYKHLGLPPGPIANPGRAALEAVFAPKKSRYLYFVSKNDGTHHFSATRSEHEAAVNRYQRGGGG